In Sphingomonas oryzagri, the genomic stretch CTCGCACCGCGGCAAGCTCCACCTCGGCATTCTTCCGTGCCGCGATCTCGTCAGTATAGGCGCGGCGCCACTTCGCTCCGCCTGAGCGGGACAGCAGGCCGAACAGCCAGCCAAGAATGAGCACGAGGGCGACGATCGCCCACTGGTTCGGGGTGAAGCCCATCACAGCCTCCTCTTGTTACGGAGGCAGAACCGACGAGGGGGGACGGCGTTCCGTCACCCCCTCCGGTGGATCATCCCATCTTGCCCGAGGACATGGCGTCGCTGATCGAGCAGGCCGCCGGCCCGAGGATCACGATGAACAGCACCGGCAGAATGAACAGGATCAGCGGCACCGTCATGATCGCGGGCAGGCGCGCGGCCTTTTCCTCGGCACGCATCATGCGTTCGTTGCGGAACTCCGCCGACAGCACGCGCAGCGCCGAGGCGAGCGGGGTGCCGTATTTCTCGGTCTGGATCATGGTGGTGACGACGCCGCGCACCGAATCCAGCGCCACGCGCGTGGACAGATTCTCGAAGGCCTGGCGGCGTTCCGTCAGGAAGCCCAGTTCGATTGCGGTCAGCATGAACTCGTCGCCAAGCTCCGGATAGGCCTTGCCCAGTTCCTTCGACACGCGATTGAATGCGGCATCGACGGTCAGGCCGGCCTCGGCACAGATCACCAGCAGGTCGAGCGCGTCGGGCAGGCCCTTGCGGATCTCGGCCGAGCGTTTCGAGATGGTGTTCGACAACCAGATGTCCGGTCCCTTGTAGGACAGAACCAGTGCGCCGGCGACGAAGCCGTAATGCTTGAGCGGACCCCAGGTCGGGAACCAGCCGAGCCCGTAGACGCCGATGATAGCGATGCCGCCGATGACGATCGGCAGCACCATCCGCGCGAAAATCACCGCGACGGCGGCGTCCTTCGAACGGATGCCGGCCTGCAGCAGCTTGATCTGCGCGGCCTTGAGCTGGCTGTCCTGAAGCACTTTCAGGCTGGCCAGCGCCGAACGCATCTTGTCCGTCGCCTCGTTGCGCGCGGTCAGCTTCGCGCGGCGCTTCGAGGTGGAGGCGGTGATGCCGAGCTTCAACTGTTCGCGGCGCTCGTTCAGCGCCTTGACGCGCTTCGCCATCGGATCGCGCACGGTGGTCGCGAGATAGAGCGCGAAGAGCACCGCACCGGTGGCGAGCATCGCCATGACGGTGCCGAGCACCATCGCATCGATGCCGAGGACGGAAGGATGGCTGGCCATATCGTGTGCTCCCGCCTCAGATCTCGAAGTTGACCATCTTGGCCATGATGAAGGCGCCGATGCCCATCCAGGTCAGGCCGATGCCGCCGGCGATCATGAGGCGCGTCTCGTGGAAGAAGCCCATCATGTAATCCGGGTTCATGAAATAGACTGTGCCGAACACGAAGAAGGGCAGCGAGCCGACGATATAGGCCGAAGCCTTCGATTCCGACGACATCGCCTTGATCTTCAGCTTCATCTGCGCGCGCTTGCGCAGCACGTCGGCGAGGTTGGCGAGAGTCTCGGCCAGGTTGCCGCCGGTCTCGCGCTGGATCTGCAGGGTGATACAGAAGAACTGGAATTCGGGTGTGCCGAGGCGGTCCGCAGTCTCCTGCATCGCGGCTTCCATGGTACGGCCGATCTTGATGCGATCGCCGATCAGGCGGAATTCGACGCCCACCGGGCCAGGGACCTCGTGGCCAACGACGCTGAGCGTCTCGGTGATCGGCAGGCCCGACCGCAGGCCGCGCACCAGAAGCTCGATGGCGTCCGGAAACTTGGCGTTGAACTGCAGCACACGGCGCTTGATCAGCACCCCGATCACCTTGTGCGGGACGCCGAGACCGACCGCGAGGCCGAGGAACAGCGCGATCGCGATCGGGACGTGCTTGATGATCAGAAGAAGCGCGACGACCAGCGCGATGCCCATGCACGCCATGAAATACTGGCCGAGCGTCCAGCTGCGGCCGGTCTGTGCAAGGCGCGCGCGCAGCATCTCCGGCTTGGGCAGGAAGCGATTGGCATAACCATCGAGCTTGGTGTCGCGCTGGGTGAGCGCACGGCGCATCTGCGCCTGCATCGCACCTTCGGTGACGCCCGAATGGCGGTTCTTCAGGCCGTCGATGCGCCGCGACTTCGCCTTCGACGCGGACGGACCCGAAAAGGCAAGCAGGATCAGCCCCAGTGAGAGGCAGCCGCTTAGCGCCATGAGCAGTGCCGGTAACATCAGCCGATCGCCTTCCCGTAACCTGGAACCCGTCGAGGCCGCCGCCGCATGACGGGGGCGGCGGCCTCGATCATCACTTCGCCTTGCGCTTGGGCAGCAGCGCCTTGAGATCGCCGAGCTTGTCCATCAGCGACTTGCCGTCGGAGCCGGCCTTGCCCTCGCCATTCTCGGCCGCACGGCTGATGCCGCGCGCCAGTTCGATCAGCGGGGCGCCGGTCTTGCTCGACTTGGCGACTTCGGCGAGCGGCTTGCCCAGCTTCGCGGCCTGGGCGAACAGCTTCGCATCGTACGGGATCGCCAGATCGACCTTGCGCTCGATCGAATCCTCGAACTCCTTGCGGCTGATCTCGCCTGCGCCCGACACGATGCGGTTGGCGACGACCGTGACGGCGGCGCCCGGCGCATTGGCCTTGAGCCAGCTGAGCATACGGATCGTGTCGCGCGCGGCGGCCAGCGTCAGTTCGGTCACCAGCACCACCGCCTGCGTATCGTGCAGCAGGTGGGGATGCTGGATCAGCATGTGGCGCGGCAGATCGAGCACGGTCGATTCGAACGCGGCCTTCAGCTCTTCCTGAAGCTGGTAGAAGGCCGATCCGTCGGTCAGCAGCGGCTGGTTCAGGGGCGCCTCGGCGGAGAGGACCGAGAGCTTCTCGGCCGCCTTCACCATCGCGCGCTCGATGAACAGACCGTCGATGCGGCTCGGATTTTCGATCGCGTCGGTCAGGCCACGGCCCGGTTCGACGTCGAACGACAGCGCGCCGGTGCCGAAGTGGATGTCGAGATCGAGCAGCGCGGTCGAGCGTCCCTCATTCTCGCCCATCAGCCAGCCGAGCGA encodes the following:
- a CDS encoding pilus assembly protein CpaE, giving the protein MNAPFHPRTATLRDPFAAFVCDDQTADALRPVAIEMGWPPEKVHKGGLRNAVQTLAVSASPHILFVDMSESGDPLNDINALAEVCEPGTVVIAAGQVNDVRLYRDLVASGIQDYLLKPFSADQAREAFAHAQLTLSGPRTPEHVADRPHLMATVIGVRGGVGASTVASSLGWLMGENEGRSTALLDLDIHFGTGALSFDVEPGRGLTDAIENPSRIDGLFIERAMVKAAEKLSVLSAEAPLNQPLLTDGSAFYQLQEELKAAFESTVLDLPRHMLIQHPHLLHDTQAVVLVTELTLAAARDTIRMLSWLKANAPGAAVTVVANRIVSGAGEISRKEFEDSIERKVDLAIPYDAKLFAQAAKLGKPLAEVAKSSKTGAPLIELARGISRAAENGEGKAGSDGKSLMDKLGDLKALLPKRKAK
- a CDS encoding type II secretion system F family protein encodes the protein MASHPSVLGIDAMVLGTVMAMLATGAVLFALYLATTVRDPMAKRVKALNERREQLKLGITASTSKRRAKLTARNEATDKMRSALASLKVLQDSQLKAAQIKLLQAGIRSKDAAVAVIFARMVLPIVIGGIAIIGVYGLGWFPTWGPLKHYGFVAGALVLSYKGPDIWLSNTISKRSAEIRKGLPDALDLLVICAEAGLTVDAAFNRVSKELGKAYPELGDEFMLTAIELGFLTERRQAFENLSTRVALDSVRGVVTTMIQTEKYGTPLASALRVLSAEFRNERMMRAEEKAARLPAIMTVPLILFILPVLFIVILGPAACSISDAMSSGKMG
- a CDS encoding type II secretion system F family protein — protein: MLPALLMALSGCLSLGLILLAFSGPSASKAKSRRIDGLKNRHSGVTEGAMQAQMRRALTQRDTKLDGYANRFLPKPEMLRARLAQTGRSWTLGQYFMACMGIALVVALLLIIKHVPIAIALFLGLAVGLGVPHKVIGVLIKRRVLQFNAKFPDAIELLVRGLRSGLPITETLSVVGHEVPGPVGVEFRLIGDRIKIGRTMEAAMQETADRLGTPEFQFFCITLQIQRETGGNLAETLANLADVLRKRAQMKLKIKAMSSESKASAYIVGSLPFFVFGTVYFMNPDYMMGFFHETRLMIAGGIGLTWMGIGAFIMAKMVNFEI